TCCTCCGTCTTGTCCAGCGTCGTCGTGTACACGAACTTGATGATGCTCCGCTCGCCGCTGTTGATTGGCGTCACCCGGTGCACCACGCTCTCGGCGCGAACCATGATGATCGAGTTGGGCTCGGTccatcccccgcggcggtgaccgtcCGCGTCCTGCCACTGCGTCTGCGAGTCGCTCGTGTTCTCCAGCGTGAACACCAGCTCGTACTGCGGCTCGGTGTACAGCGCCACGTCCTGGTGCCATTCCATGCTGGAGCCCACGGGGTACACCCGGTACTCAACCGGGACATCCGCCGGGAGAACCTTCTGGCCCACCAGACCGGAgatgcgctcggcgacccTCTGGTTCATGAACGCCCTGCGTCGCGAGAATAAACGGCGAGACGGTGAGCgaaacgcgggcgcggggacgtacGTACGGagaggcgagggacgagggcgctcgcggcgtgcgagggTTTCGAGGTTTTGACGTTTTTCTCACCTGTGCACGAGGTGATCCGGCGCAACCATGGTTCCCAGCCTCTGGCGCGCACACGCCCTGCGCTCCGCGCCGATATCCTTGCGAAGCAGCTCGCACTCGTCTAGCAGCAGCTGGTAATCGCGCCTGTGAACGTCGAGGGGTCGAGACGGTCAGTGAATGGTTCGAAGCGTCGTTTCGGGTCGAGCCAGGGAAGCGGGTCACGTTGCGGGTCACACTCACGGGCTGAAGAAGTTGCGGATGTACACGAACCCCCCGCTCCGCTCGAACACGCTCTTGCCCTCCTTCGGGTGGAGCACCGGCACCCTAGGCGCCGCGACACCCCCGCGAACCTTACCCCCGAGCTGTCTGAGCGTCTGCGTCaggcgcgcggtgccgggcgcgccggactGGGCATCCCGGGTGGCGGGGTAtcccgacgggggcgcggaggatgccgccgcgttggTGAACGGGGCGCTCCTCGGGGGATGCTCGCGTCGgggagccgcgggcggggtccATCCCAGCCACACGTGCTTAGGCTGCTCGCCGTCGTTACCGGCCGCCtggctcaccgccgcgaggcgcgcgggcgcccttcgcgccgcgcgcggggtgcgcaGACGCGTGCCCCCTCGCATTGTCTCCCCGtaccgcgcggcgaccgcgccagctgtgcgcgacgcctccgccgtggaaggtcccgcgggcgcgacgcgcgccgcgggggtggtcATGGTGCCTCCGATCATATCtgagcgcgcgtcggcgctaACCCTGTTACGCGAACTCGCTCAGAGCGTCCGCcccttcgcgcccgtcgcctaCGGCTACGGCGCTCGTTCGTGGAGAGGGAAAGATCCACGTCGCTCGTTTCCCGCCCTGTGCGAGAACCGTGCCTTctcgacgcccacgccgagTGCTGCGCGCTCCCGACGATGCTAGCTTCGCTTGGTGGAGGACTAGCGCTTCGCTaaccgtcgctcgcgctcacccAGCGCGCTCTTCGCAGTTaccccccgccccgcgctgAGGTCGCCCCAAGATAAAATATCGAGGAACCTTCCATCGACTTTGATGACTGTGCACCGTACGGCTGGAATCCGCCAATGGGATTTCGAGAAAAGAATCCCATTATTTCGGGACCACAGACTACACTGTTTGCACTGTGCCGCCGGCACGCCCGCGTCAAATTTGGCGCACGCCTCGCTCGATGCGGTTCGCGACGCGACTTGGGAAATTTCCCCTCGTCCACGGGACGTGTCCGCTCCGTCCCGGAAGAGCGGCATTGGAGGGGACGCGCACGGAAGGTGGAACCCGATAACAACGCGCGGCCCTCAcgatgcgccgcgcgtcttccaacgacgcccccgacgcggtcgacgagacgagcgcgtccaggtcgcgcgcgtccggcggtTCGGGcccggcgaccgcgaagaTGTCCGAGCGTTTCACGCCCCGGGCGCACGACCTCGATCCCGCGGGAGTCTTCACCGACGTGTACCCGGGGGAGACGATCGCGCACGCACGCGGGTCCGCGACTCGACGGAACGAGTACGCGGGCGTCAGGgtccccggcgagggcggcgcggccgcgaccctcgcgtccgcgcccccaccgcggcggggcatcTCGAGGCGCGAGTGGCGGGTCGAGACGATCGAGGACCAGAGcaaggacgtcgcgcggtggCAGCTGGAGTTCACCAAgatgcgccgacgcgccgaggccgcggaggaggacaacACGCGGCTCAAGGCGACGCACGACGAGATGCGGCGAAAGTTCGAGCGCGAACACCACgccagggcggcgctcgagacgcAGCTGAGGGACATCTTTTCAAAGCCCGTCGTGAGGgatgcgctcgcgtcgcacccgcgggGCGTGACGCGCAGGGACGACCCGCACGGCGCCGGCAACGTCCTGCGaccgggcgaggacgtcgacgggagCGAAACCGCGATGATGGTGTTCAAAGCCCTGGAGGATAGGATCAGCCGCGACAGGGAcgcgttggacgccgcgaacgagcgcgaggttcgaCTGGCGACGATGCTTCGGCACTCGGAGACGcagaagctcgccgcgtacgccgaggctgagaaaCACAGGAACGAGTTGgaggcgcacgtcgcgaaaCTACGCGTGGACAGAGCCGTGGCGAAGGGGTTGGAGTCGGAGTTGAGCGCCGGTaagagcgcggaggaggcgttgCGAATCACGACGGAGAAGCTGTCGGCGttggagctcgaggcggaggcgctgagGGAAAACGAGCGCTCGAGGGAGGCGCGTTTAAAcgccgcggtcaaggcggcggtgaagaaaGCGCTCGACGAGTCCGTCAGCGAGGTCAAGGTGGAGGCTGCGAGGCTCGgggaggcgctggcgaaggTCAGAACCGAGTACGGAGAGCAGGACTGGGCGCACGCGAAAGAAACGGAGCGGCGAAAGGCGGGGTttgaacgcgcgctcgcgacggtgcTCGCGGACAGGGAAAACCTTCAGCGCGAGCTCAAGCACGCGCGGAGGGACGGCaggcgcgcggacgtggagcgcgcgcgggtcgcggacgaggccgcggcggtggtcgagAAGGCTGTCGCGCAGAGGGAGTGGGCGCTGGAAGTGCTCGACCGCGCGgttgacgccgaggaggagttcgCGCGGCACCTCCACTACGAGCTCTACCGCGCGTCTCTGCTCGCCAtgccggagacggcgcgcgtggacgacgccgagatacaaggcggcgcgggggcggcgcagGGGCTGCACGAGGtgtgcgcgcgggcgaggactgAGTGGGAACGGGAGGTTTGCGAGCTGCGTTCGGACCTCGCGGGgttgcgccgcgacgtcgccgccgccggcatcgccatcgacgcgtccaGAACGTGCGGGATCGCGCggggatgggcggcggcggtggatacggtggaacgcgcggcggcgacggcggacggcgcggcgtgggcggcgatgCAGCGCGTAGCGGaggcggttcgcgccgcctccgcatccgccgacgccgaggcgaaacGAGGCGCAGCCGCGGCTGGGCTGAGGGAGTACCTGCGGGGATACGACGAGGGCACGTTCGATCCCTCCAAGTACGCGATGGACGTAAcgagcggggcgacgcgggagccgccgccgcattTGACGCCTTCAGTGAAGGAGGAACGGGACgagacgcccgcggggacgcgacggaatATTCCGGAGGAGACGATTGATGAGCCACCGCCGGGACCCGAGGAGAGGGTCGggttcgaggcggcgatctGGCGCGAACGGGCGAGgcagaaggcggcggagagggaggcggagaggagggcgcgcgaggcggagacggcgacggcggccgcgtcggaggCAAAGTCCACGAGGCAAAGTCCGGTCACCGTCggagcgcccgcgtcgccgctctcgcccaGGGTGGACAACGGCGCGgtgtcggcgacgacgctcgcggctgcggattcggcgcgaacgcccgccgtcgacccgAAGCCCTCCTCCACGAGGAAAGCTTCgaggacgctcgcgtcgatcgcggggACGCCGGGTCTCGGGACGGCAAAGACGTCCGAGCGTTTCGGAGCGTTTcagtcgtcgccgttcgcgccgtccaAGTCAGCCGCCAAGGagatcgcgtcgctcgcgcgcaacTTACGGTTTTGACGACAAATCTTGCGAGTCGATTCCGTGCTAGGTCTAGGACAATTTAGTCTTACGTGAGGAGGCAGTATGTACCCGGGCGCGGCCGTGTTCGCGCCCCTGCGTCGACATCCGTGTTCCCACAAAGAATGGAGTAATATGGCGGCGCCCATCAGCGCCCCTGCGCCTGCAGCGAGAGGAGGTTCTCGTACGACTGCAGCGATCTGAAAGGGAcaaacccgcgcggcgagtcgtcgccgctcatctgcggcgacgccgtcccgccGAGGTTGCTCTTCGCGAGGTTcccggcgctggcgatgcgctgcagcgacgacgccctctcCATCGGCtttccgccggcgcccgccaccTCGCTCATTCGGACAATCTCCGCCTTGAGCTGAGCGTTTTCCCGAACGACAGCCTCCACCCGCGCCTCGCTCTCCCTCAGCCTCTCCAGCAGCGCGAGGTTCTCCGCCTTGTGCTGGTTGATCTGCCCCTCCAGAGTGGCCACGTGCTCCAGCTTACGACGCCGagaccgcctcgcgctctccCTATTGGACAGCATCCTCCGCTGCCGTCGAACCTCGTCGGTGGTCTTGCCCttgccgccctcgccttcgccgccctcaCTGTCGCTGAAGTCATCGTCGCTGGCCTTGTCGCTAGGGTCCGCGCTGGCCTCGCGCTTgacgcccttcttcgccggcgccggtgacgtctTCTTGTTTGCGGGAGCCTTCGTCTTGGGAGCCGGCGCTCGCTTGGGGGGCTTCTTCTCAACCTTGGGAGACGGGGGCGCCACGTTGCCGGGgatgccggcggcggcgagggcgacggggttgatgcccgcggcgcccactcCGGGGATCATTCCGGCCACGCCGAGGCCTGCGGTGGAACGAGGAGTGGGTGTGGCGATCGGTAAGAAAGTCGAGGTGGTTTTCAGGATAATTTTATCCGAATACCGGGctgacgccgagcgccggaAACCGGGGGTtcgaggtcgcggcggggtgctCACCTGCGCCTCCGAGTCCTGTTTGCATCGCACCCATGCCCGCCATCGGGTTCATGAGGTTTGGGaccatcgccggcgcgacgggcggctgCTGACCCTGCATAATCATCTTGCGCAGCAGGTCTAttgacgcgacgcggggaatCCCCGTAGCGTCAGTCCCGTTCGTCTCCGGTTGGGCCGCCTGCGCGGCCTGCGCGGCCGCCGCTTGCGCCGCCAGATTCTGTTGTGAGCCCACCTGAGCTATGTTGCTGAAGAACTGCTCGAACTCAGCCTGCGACGGCGTTCGCCCCAGCCGCCACAGGTTACCCACCATGTCCTCCACACTCGCGGTTCGTTCCATCGGCATGGTGAACTTTTACAACAATTGGCCAACCCCGGTCGACCGAGACTTCACCGGATacgcgctctcgccgcgcttCCGAGCTTAttgcgcgtcgcggctcgtcaccaccgcgccaAATGCGATGCGACGGCTctggcggcgccctcgaaagtgctcggcgcggggcagTCGACGTTTAAAGCGAACCGCCCCCCCCTGCAAACCTTTACCCGGTGACCTTTACACGTCCGTCGGGCTATCCTCCAATCGATGCGTGCCGAACCGTGCAGGGAGCTGGCGTTTTCGTGGCTGGGGATCACCGTCAGCATCGACGTGCGATTCGAACCGTGAGTTCACGAGTTGTCAGAGCCTTTCGTTTGGATCCGCACAGGCGGGCAGTCTAAATGTTTTGGCTATTTTTGTGCCAATTTGAGTTCTTGACTCGACTCGCCTATGTGGCGCAGTCAGCCACAGTGACGCGGACCAACGGTTTCAACGCAAAGCGGGGCATTTTGGGACATGTCGCGAGCAGCGTGTGAGGGCTGCAGTGCTCGTCGTGAGAAGCCAGCGTGGCTTTCACTGTtgctcgcgctcgctcgcggggaTCCCACCGCGAACCAAAGCATGTGGGCTTCGTCCATCGCATTCAGCCGTGGGAACGTGGCGTCAACGTCCCATCGATGTGGCCCGATTGGATCCACTGTTCGTCGTGATCCCGcggtgcgcgtcgtccccggcgctcgtcggcaccgtcatcgaaggcgtcgccccgcgtcgtcagATCGGGAGGACACGCTCAGCGCCTTGGACAGGCTCGTGCCGGGGTTGTCCGCCGATGAGGCCGCACGGACGCCACCCCGTACCGCTGATGATGAAGACGACCGGCGCAcggtcctcggcgacgggagggTGGTGAGGGAGGTTGTGGTGGAGCTGGAACCGCCGGACAACATCGCGGTTGCCAAGATACGGGTGgagtccgcgtcgacgcggtgcgtGCAGATGACGGTGCCGCCCCCGCTGGGCATCTCCTTCGAGGAGAACACGGAGACTGGGGAGATCTTCGTCGCGGAGATCGCCCGGGGGAGCAACGCGGATGCGGCTGGGGTGGCGAAGGTCGGAGACGTCTTGCGCGCGGCCAGCGCGATGGTCCCGGAGATGAAATACGGCCAAGGGAACCTGCTTCTGGGAGGGAACGGGCGCCCGGGTTTCAGGCGTGTGCTGTACGTGGTACCCAACGGCGAAGACTACAGGCCGGGTGCGTCATTCGATCAAACGATCGGCGCCGTGGTCAGCAACTCGAGGGCCGGGAACTTCGACGTGACGCTCGTGTTGGAGAGAAGGTTGCGCGATGAGTAGTAATTTTTTCGTCGAAACCGATTCTAGTCGCCGCCGGACAGGGGCGCCAGGtccaccgaggaggacgtcctGAGCCACACGATCGCCTCCTCGCTCCAACCGATACCCCCCTTGCTCGGCCgcacgtcgctcgcgggcttGAGCACCTCGGTCATGTCGCACTTGAACCCCCCGATGACCGCCTCCCGCAgttcctcgtcctccacgCAGGACAACAGCATCCTCGCGCTGCCGTAGAGCTCGCTGGTGGCGTTGAACGCGATGATCTCGTCCCCGACGAGCTTGTTCAGGTCGTCATCCAGCGCCTGCATCGCGTCCCCCACGAGCGACTCGGTGCATCGAAGCCCCAGCAGTCGCTGCATGATGGCCAGCCGCTGTCCCACGTCCTCCTTggccgtctccggcgccgcgaggatcgcgtcgagctccgccgcgctcagcgCGCCCTCGGTCCCGCCGCTGCGCACGAAGGCGTCCCACCTGGCCTCCACTCCGGCGAGGTGGTCGGAACCCACGACAGCCACCACGGCGCCCgggcccgcgtccgccaaac
This DNA window, taken from Micromonas commoda chromosome 2, complete sequence, encodes the following:
- a CDS encoding hypothetical protein (expressed; putative uncharacterized protein) is translated as MTTPAARVAPAGPSTAEASRTAGAVAARYGETMRGGTRLRTPRAARRAPARLAAVSQAAGNDGEQPKHVWLGWTPPAAPRREHPPRSAPFTNAAASSAPPSGYPATRDAQSGAPGTARLTQTLRQLGGKVRGGVAAPRVPVLHPKEGKSVFERSGGFVYIRNFFSPRDYQLLLDECELLRKDIGAERRACARQRLGTMVAPDHLVHRAFMNQRVAERISGLVGQKVLPADVPVEYRVYPVGSSMEWHQDVALYTEPQYELVFTLENTSDSQTQWQDADGHRRGGWTEPNSIIMVRAESVVHRVTPINSGERSIIKFVYTTTLDKTEEYYDNLLTYS
- a CDS encoding predicted protein, yielding MRRASSNDAPDAVDETSASRSRASGGSGPATAKMSERFTPRAHDLDPAGVFTDVYPGETIAHARGSATRRNEYAGVRVPGEGGAAATLASAPPPRRGISRREWRVETIEDQSKDVARWQLEFTKMRRRAEAAEEDNTRLKATHDEMRRKFEREHHARAALETQLRDIFSKPVVRDALASHPRGVTRRDDPHGAGNVLRPGEDVDGSETAMMVFKALEDRISRDRDALDAANEREVRLATMLRHSETQKLAAYAEAEKHRNELEAHVAKLRVDRAVAKGLESELSAGKSAEEALRITTEKLSALELEAEALRENERSREARLNAAVKAAVKKALDESVSEVKVEAARLGEALAKVRTEYGEQDWAHAKETERRKAGFERALATVLADRENLQRELKHARRDGRRADVERARVADEAAAVVEKAVAQREWALEVLDRAVDAEEEFARHLHYELYRASLLAMPETARVDDAEIQGGAGAAQGLHEVCARARTEWEREVCELRSDLAGLRRDVAAAGIAIDASRTCGIARGWAAAVDTVERAAATADGAAWAAMQRVAEAVRAASASADAEAKRGAAAAGLREYLRGYDEGTFDPSKYAMDVTSGATREPPPHLTPSVKEERDETPAGTRRNIPEETIDEPPPGPEERVGFEAAIWRERARQKAAEREAERRAREAETATAAASEAKSTRQSPVTVGAPASPLSPRVDNGAVSATTLAAADSARTPAVDPKPSSTRKASRTLASIAGTPGLGTAKTSERFGAFQSSPFAPSKSAAKEIASLARNLRF
- a CDS encoding predicted protein — protein: MPMERTASVEDMVGNLWRLGRTPSQAEFEQFFSNIAQVGSQQNLAAQAAAAQAAQAAQPETNGTDATGIPRVASIDLLRKMIMQGQQPPVAPAMVPNLMNPMAGMGAMQTGLGGAGLGVAGMIPGVGAAGINPVALAAAGIPGNVAPPSPKVEKKPPKRAPAPKTKAPANKKTSPAPAKKGVKREASADPSDKASDDDFSDSEGGEGEGGKGKTTDEVRRQRRMLSNRESARRSRRRKLEHVATLEGQINQHKAENLALLERLRESEARVEAVVRENAQLKAEIVRMSEVAGAGGKPMERASSLQRIASAGNLAKSNLGGTASPQMSGDDSPRGFVPFRSLQSYENLLSLQAQGR
- a CDS encoding predicted protein, which encodes MSRAACEGCSARREKPAWLSLLLALARGDPTANQSMWASSIAFSRGNVASTSHRCGPIGSTVRRDPAVRVVPGARRHRHRRRRPASSDREDTLSALDRLVPGLSADEAARTPPRTADDEDDRRTVLGDGRVVREVVVELEPPDNIAVAKIRVESASTRCVQMTVPPPLGISFEENTETGEIFVAEIARGSNADAAGVAKVGDVLRAASAMVPEMKYGQGNLLLGGNGRPGFRRVLYVVPNGEDYRPGPGTST